Proteins encoded together in one Camelina sativa cultivar DH55 chromosome 9, Cs, whole genome shotgun sequence window:
- the LOC104710583 gene encoding uncharacterized protein LOC104710583 isoform X1, producing the protein MATIIAFKPNGVEECKFNIHAKCAFVFNAKEIWDHPSHDGHCLKLLTTGAPDHTDPICHLSGKKTKRLLYHCSDCKLNLDVIDALSARRSHLNMPWHPHPLLIVDITSRMICHICGDGDERGYLCPRCRLVVHESCVSQFVSQVITHPSHVRHPLKPITDGALDYTDGTCHLCGEDAGNLLYHCDICVFNLDLECAIKKPPPVALSNVKVHEHTRTLMPRLISFVCDACGTIGDRSPYVCVKCDFLIFHQECAQLPRVIHVNHHDHRVSYKYPLGSGPGEWRCGVCLKEIIWSYGAYSCSICPRYAIHSLCATRKDVWDGKDLDGTAEEVEDIEPFKRNDDNTITHFAHQHNLLSLNKDGEESNLCGACVRPIGSYTFYKCSESDCSFILHDACADLPKKKRHFLSPEPMDLRLRSKTYLKSCGACRLPICNGFIYSNFDLLCSSIPFPFIHGSHDHHLLYLELQYGAVKTCQCCGINEDRVVIGCKKCDYFLDFRCATLPLTVVLPRYDDHPLTLCYGDKKASEKYWCDICERETNPKTWFYTCKDCGVTFHVFCVVGDIRYAQPGGKVSSEFEFLSNNTSSRRFCKNCHSRCPGSFIVKHIYLDQAFCSFYCFKRFNWDLDIEWLFTTVKVICPPWVLEPNTST; encoded by the coding sequence ATGGCGACGATTATTGCGTTCAAGCCAAATGGAGTGGAGGAATGCAAGTTTAATATTCACGCCAAATGTGCATTTGTGTTCAACGCAAAGGAAATATGGGACCACCCTTCTCATGATGGACATTGTCTTAAGCTTCTCACAACCGGAGCTCCTGATCACACCGACCCAATATGCCATCTCAGCGGTAAAAAAACCAAACGCCTTCTTTATCATTGCTCTGATTGTAAACTCAATTTGGACGTAATTGATGCTCTTTCTGCCCGCCGATCTCACCTAAATATGCCGTGGCACCCCCATCCTCTACTCATTGTTGATATTACTTCTAGAATGATATGCCACATTTGTGGAGATGGTGACGAACGTGGCTATCTCTGCCCTCGTTGCAGGTTGGTGGTTCATGAGAGTTGTGTCTCCCAATTTGTCTCACAAGTTATTACTCACCCTTCTCATGTCAGACACCCTCTTAAGCCTATCACCGATGGAGCTCTAGATTACACAGACGGAACTTGTCATCTATGCGGAGAGGACGCTGGAAATTTACTCTATCATTGTGATATTTGTGTATTCAACTTGGATTTGGAATGCGCAATAAAAAAACCACCACCAGTTGCTCTTTCAAATGTGAAGGTCCATGAGCATACACGCACACTCATGCCAAGATTGATCTCCTTCGTTTGTGATGCTTGTGGGACGATAGGCGACCGTTCTCCTTACGTTTGTGTTAAATGTGATTTCTTGATATTTCATCAAGAGTGTGCTCAATTACCCCGTGTTATTCATGTCAATCACCATGACCACCGTGTTTCGTACAAGTATCCTCTTGGTTCTGGACCTGGAGAATGGAGATGTGGAGTTTGTTTGAAAGAGATCATTTGGTCATATGGGGCTTATTCTTGTTCTATTTGTCCTCGTTATGCTATTCATTCACTATGTGCAACAAGGAAAGACGTGTGGGATGGGAAAGATCTTGACGGAACAgctgaagaagttgaagataTCGAGCCATTTAAGAGGAATGACGACAACACAATCACTCATTTCGCTCATCAACATAACCTCTTGAGCCTCAACAAAGACGGTGAAGAAAGCAACTTGTGTGGAGCATGTGTTCGTCCCATCGGTTCGTACACATTCTACAAATGTTCAGAATCAGATTGCAGTTTCATTCTCCACGACGCATGTGCTGATCTTCCTAAGAAGAAACGACATTTTCTGAGCCCAGAACCTATGGATCTTCGCCTCCGAAGCAAAACTTACTTAAAATCTTGCGGAGCTTGTCGTCTACCTATATGCAATGGATTCATCTACTCCAACTTTGACTTACTATGCAGCTCAATTCCTTTTCCCTTTATTCATGGAAGTCATGATCATCATTTACTCTACCTCGAACTACAATACGGTGCCGTGAAGACTTGCCAGTGTTGCGGCATTAATGAAGATAGAGTCGTCATAGGCTGTAAGAAATGCGATTACTTTTTGGATTTCCGTTGTGCCACTCTACCACTAACGGTAGTGCTTCCCAGGTATGATGATCATCCACTAACTCTTTGTTATGGTGATAAAAAGGCAAGCGAAAAATATTGGTGTGATATCTgcgaaagagaaacaaatccaAAGACTTGGTTTTACACTTGTAAAGATTGCGGAGTtacttttcatgttttctgcGTAGTTGGGGATATCAGGTACGCCCAACCAGGAGGAAAAGTCAGCTCCGAATTTGAATTTCTGTCTAACAATACATCTTCACGACGATTTTGCAAAAACTGTCATAGCCGGTGCCCAGGTTCCTTTATTGTTAAACATATCTACCTTGACCAAGCCTTTTGTTCATTTTATTGTTTCAAGCGTTTCAACTGGGACCTAGACATAGAATGGTTGTTTACCACGGTTAAAGTCATATGCCCTCCATGGGTATTAGAACCCAATACTTCTACTTGA
- the LOC104715049 gene encoding uncharacterized protein LOC104715049 — protein MDILSKQLDEAAIANRFQTHPKCSNPLITHLSFADDILIFFDGNEASLVEILDVLAQFKRVSGLGINLQKTCLYLDGDNRDTISQLASAHNLTYGSLPFRYLGVPLLTHKLTASDYQPLIDKVKGRISSWTNRHLSFAGRLQLLHSVINNTINFWASIFLLPTKCLEMLEQICNAFLWNGIATTARGAKVSWEIVCSPESSGGLGLKRLVDWNKIFGLKLIWLLFSQAGSLWVSWVNKHLIKDKSFWEADFSASGSWIWRRLTKIRALGRPFVHCTVNSGDLGPRVTGIGQLAKVSDAVNNVPTPDMGSDTFHWKLPSDQTLGSFSSMRTWRYLHPAGPNVPWSSQVWNQEITYSSIVPSPEIYSPAYSINLLLNQIRPLPAL, from the exons ATGGACATTCTCTCAAAACAGTTGGATGAAGCTGCCATTGCAAACAGGTTTCAAACACATCCTAAATGTTCTAACCCCCTCATCACTCATCTTAGCTTTGCAGACGACATCCTCATATTTTTTGATGGAAATGAAGCTTCTTTGGTTGAAATACTGGATGTTCTTGCTCAGTTCAAGCGGGTATCAGGCCTTGGTATAAACTTACAAAAAACATGTCTCTACCTGGATGGCGACAACCGAGACACTATCAGTCAGTTAGCTTCTGCACACAACCTCACTTACGGCTCATTACCTTTCCGATACCTGGGAGTTCCTTTGCTCACACACAAGTTAACAGCCTCTGATTATCAACCGCTAATAGACAAGGTTAAAGGTCGCATATCCTCCTGGACAAATAGACACTTGTCCTTTGCTGGTAGGCTACAACTACTCCACTCAGTCATCAACAACACAATTAATTTCTGGGCTTCAATTTTTCTGCTACCTACCAAATGCTTGGAGATGTTGGAGCAAATCTGTAATGCATTTTTGTGGAATGGCATTGCTACTACAGCTAGGGGTGCAAAGGTATCCTGGGAGATAGTTTGTTCTCCGGAATCTTCAGGAGGTTTGGGGCTTAAGAGGTTGGTGGATTGGAACAAAATATTTGGTCTCAAGTTGATTTGGCTACTTTTTTCACAAGCAGGCTCTCTCTGGGTTTCTTGGGTCAATAAGCACTTAATTAAGGACAAAAGTTTCTGGGAAGCTGATTTCTCTGCCTCAGGGAGTTGGATATGGAGGCGTCTAACAAAAATTAGAGCCCTCGGTAGACCATTCGTTCATTGCACTGTTAATTCAG GAGATTTGGGTCCACGAGTTACTGGTATCGGTCAGCTAGCCAAGGTTAGTGATGCAGTTAACAATG TTCCTACTCCTGACATGGGTTCTGATACGTTCCACTGGAAGCTACCGTCGGATCAAACACTAGGGAGCTTCTCATCAATGAGAACATGGAGATACTTGCACCCAGCTGGTCCCAATGTTCCTTGGTCCTCTCAA GTATGGAATCAAGAGATCACCTATTCTTCGATTGTCCCTTCTCCAGAAATCTACTCACCAGCTTATTCGATCAATTTGCTCCTCAACCAGATCCGACCTTTGCCAGCTTTATGA
- the LOC104710583 gene encoding uncharacterized protein LOC104710583 isoform X2 — translation MSYMLEGHPHRGSMINYAVRFECDVCDRSNDFGYSLEECKFNIHAKCAFVFNAKEIWDHPSHDGHCLKLLTTGAPDHTDPICHLSGKKTKRLLYHCSDCKLNLDVIDALSARRSHLNMPWHPHPLLIVDITSRMICHICGDGDERGYLCPRCRLVVHESCVSQFVSQVITHPSHVRHPLKPITDGALDYTDGTCHLCGEDAGNLLYHCDICVFNLDLECAIKKPPPVALSNVKVHEHTRTLMPRLISFVCDACGTIGDRSPYVCVKCDFLIFHQECAQLPRVIHVNHHDHRVSYKYPLGSGPGEWRCGVCLKEIIWSYGAYSCSICPRYAIHSLCATRKDVWDGKDLDGTAEEVEDIEPFKRNDDNTITHFAHQHNLLSLNKDGEESNLCGACVRPIGSYTFYKCSESDCSFILHDACADLPKKKRHFLSPEPMDLRLRSKTYLKSCGACRLPICNGFIYSNFDLLCSSIPFPFIHGSHDHHLLYLELQYGAVKTCQCCGINEDRVVIGCKKCDYFLDFRCATLPLTVVLPRYDDHPLTLCYGDKKASEKYWCDICERETNPKTWFYTCKDCGVTFHVFCVVGDIRYAQPGGKVSSEFEFLSNNTSSRRFCKNCHSRCPGSFIVKHIYLDQAFCSFYCFKRFNWDLDIEWLFTTVKVICPPWVLEPNTST, via the exons ATGAGTTATATGTTAGAAGGACACCCGCATCGTGGATCCATGATTAACTATGCTGTTCGTTTTGAATGTGATGTTTGCGATCGGTCGAATGACTTTGGCTACTCAT TGGAGGAATGCAAGTTTAATATTCACGCCAAATGTGCATTTGTGTTCAACGCAAAGGAAATATGGGACCACCCTTCTCATGATGGACATTGTCTTAAGCTTCTCACAACCGGAGCTCCTGATCACACCGACCCAATATGCCATCTCAGCGGTAAAAAAACCAAACGCCTTCTTTATCATTGCTCTGATTGTAAACTCAATTTGGACGTAATTGATGCTCTTTCTGCCCGCCGATCTCACCTAAATATGCCGTGGCACCCCCATCCTCTACTCATTGTTGATATTACTTCTAGAATGATATGCCACATTTGTGGAGATGGTGACGAACGTGGCTATCTCTGCCCTCGTTGCAGGTTGGTGGTTCATGAGAGTTGTGTCTCCCAATTTGTCTCACAAGTTATTACTCACCCTTCTCATGTCAGACACCCTCTTAAGCCTATCACCGATGGAGCTCTAGATTACACAGACGGAACTTGTCATCTATGCGGAGAGGACGCTGGAAATTTACTCTATCATTGTGATATTTGTGTATTCAACTTGGATTTGGAATGCGCAATAAAAAAACCACCACCAGTTGCTCTTTCAAATGTGAAGGTCCATGAGCATACACGCACACTCATGCCAAGATTGATCTCCTTCGTTTGTGATGCTTGTGGGACGATAGGCGACCGTTCTCCTTACGTTTGTGTTAAATGTGATTTCTTGATATTTCATCAAGAGTGTGCTCAATTACCCCGTGTTATTCATGTCAATCACCATGACCACCGTGTTTCGTACAAGTATCCTCTTGGTTCTGGACCTGGAGAATGGAGATGTGGAGTTTGTTTGAAAGAGATCATTTGGTCATATGGGGCTTATTCTTGTTCTATTTGTCCTCGTTATGCTATTCATTCACTATGTGCAACAAGGAAAGACGTGTGGGATGGGAAAGATCTTGACGGAACAgctgaagaagttgaagataTCGAGCCATTTAAGAGGAATGACGACAACACAATCACTCATTTCGCTCATCAACATAACCTCTTGAGCCTCAACAAAGACGGTGAAGAAAGCAACTTGTGTGGAGCATGTGTTCGTCCCATCGGTTCGTACACATTCTACAAATGTTCAGAATCAGATTGCAGTTTCATTCTCCACGACGCATGTGCTGATCTTCCTAAGAAGAAACGACATTTTCTGAGCCCAGAACCTATGGATCTTCGCCTCCGAAGCAAAACTTACTTAAAATCTTGCGGAGCTTGTCGTCTACCTATATGCAATGGATTCATCTACTCCAACTTTGACTTACTATGCAGCTCAATTCCTTTTCCCTTTATTCATGGAAGTCATGATCATCATTTACTCTACCTCGAACTACAATACGGTGCCGTGAAGACTTGCCAGTGTTGCGGCATTAATGAAGATAGAGTCGTCATAGGCTGTAAGAAATGCGATTACTTTTTGGATTTCCGTTGTGCCACTCTACCACTAACGGTAGTGCTTCCCAGGTATGATGATCATCCACTAACTCTTTGTTATGGTGATAAAAAGGCAAGCGAAAAATATTGGTGTGATATCTgcgaaagagaaacaaatccaAAGACTTGGTTTTACACTTGTAAAGATTGCGGAGTtacttttcatgttttctgcGTAGTTGGGGATATCAGGTACGCCCAACCAGGAGGAAAAGTCAGCTCCGAATTTGAATTTCTGTCTAACAATACATCTTCACGACGATTTTGCAAAAACTGTCATAGCCGGTGCCCAGGTTCCTTTATTGTTAAACATATCTACCTTGACCAAGCCTTTTGTTCATTTTATTGTTTCAAGCGTTTCAACTGGGACCTAGACATAGAATGGTTGTTTACCACGGTTAAAGTCATATGCCCTCCATGGGTATTAGAACCCAATACTTCTACTTGA